The Planktothrix agardhii NIES-204 genomic interval TCTACCCGTTTTTCTAGGGCTTTATTTGCCTGTTCTAAGCTAACAAAAGCATCTTGTAACTGTTGAATCATTTGATTAAAAGCATGGGCTAAAATTCCTAATTCTTTAATTGTGGGTTCTTCTACTCGAGGTTTAACTAAGTCACCTCTAAACCCTTGTTCAGCTTCTTTGGCAATATTTTTTGATGCAGCACTCAAGTGTAAAATCGGTTGAGTAATTCGACGAGTGGTATAAATTCCCGATATAGTTGCTAATATTAATGCTCCCAAACAAAGTAAAATTGTGGTTTGAGTATTCCTATCAATTTCTGCCATAAAATCCGATTGTGGAACCACCACAACCACTAACCAATCTAACCCTAATGGATCTCGCCAAGGGGTAATTTCCACAAATTGTTGATAATTATTCCAAGAAAATTTGAGATTTTGAGTTGTTTCAATAGTTTGAAAATCTTTAATCTGTGATTCTAAATAATTTGCTGTGGCTTTAATTAAAGGTTGTTGACTATCTATGGCTTTTAATCTTTGCGGTTTTTGTCCAGGTTTAATTATAAAAGGTTTTTGATCACCAGAACTAGCAATTAGTAATCCATTCCGTTCTATAATAAAAGTTTGACCGGAAGGACTAACTTTCAATTGTTCTAAAAAATTACTCACTTCGGATAAGCGCATTTCTACACCCAAGACACCAGTTAATTTTTTATTATCATCAAATAAGGGATGACTAGCCGCAATACAAAGGGGAAAGGGTTCAACTTCCCAGTTATAAACTTTACTCCAGGTGGGTTTTTCTAATTGGGCTCCGGCGGCATACCATCCTTCTTTTTTAAAAAAATGATCTTTCTGGCTTTTTAAGATGAGTTTTGATGGTTTTCCCTGAGTATTGATTTCAAAAGTGTGCATCAAAGAATTGCCATAATTTTGGAGGTCAGTAGTATCGAAGGTAATTCTTTGATCTCCAAAATAATTACCAACACTAGAAAAAATTCCCGTCGGTGTTCCTAATAATACATAACCAATATCAAAAGTAACTCGCTGTTTCCAAAAAAACTGTACGAGTTGAGTTAAATTATCGGGATCAAGGATTCCTGTTTCGATCGCATTAGCATTGATTTGATTTAGTTGTGGTGCAATAGAAAGATAACTATTTAAGTGTTGATAAATGCGACTACTGACTTCATTCTGTAACTTGCTTGCTAAATTATTTACCGCTTTTTGACCATTTCTTAGAGACAAATATCCCGTCAAACTAACCGCAGCAAAAATTTGTAAGACAAATGGAACAATTAAAATAAAGCGAAGGGGAAGTTTTTGAAACATTGGGTATTCAAAATTAATAATGTTGCCTCTAAAATACTAAAACAGAAAAACCTCAGTCAGAGTAGATGAATTATATAAAAAATATCAACATTTGGCAACTTAGATCATGAAAAGATCGGGGTTTCCCTTTCTCTGTGCTATGATATTAACATCCCAAATCCCAACTTCCATCTCCTTTATGTCAACATTCCCTAAAATATTTTTCAAAACTTGAGGATGATTTTATCCTATTTTCCTGTAGAATACAATAGGTTGATTCAGCCTAATCTTAAATTAGTTTAATTGTCAAATCCCAATTGCTAACTCTGAAGTTAATATGCTAATTATTCAAAAATACGGTGGTAGTTCTGTGGGTTCCGTTGAACGCATTCAATCTGTTGCTCAAAGGGTGTTAAAAACAGCCCAAGATCATCAAGTGGTTGTCGTTCTTTCTGCTATGGGAAAAACCACTGATCAATTAGTTAGTTTAGCTCAACAAATTTCTCCGATTCCTAACCGTCGAGAGATGGATATGTTACTCTCAACCGGAGAACAAGTCAGTATTGCTTTATTCAGTATGGCATTGCAGGAATTAGGACAACCTGCAATTTCTTTAACAGGCGCTCAAGTGGGAATTGTCACCGAAGCCGAACACACTCGCGCCCGAATTTTAAATATTGAAACTGAACGGATAGAACGTCACTTAAATCAAGGACAAGTGGTAGTTGTCGCCGGATTTCAAGGGGTTAGTAGTCAAGATGATTTAGAAATTACTACCCTAGGAAGGGGCGGTTCTGATACCTCGGCGGTGGCTTTAGCGGCGGCTTTAAAAGCGGATTTATGTGAAATTTATACAGATGTTCCAGGGATTTTAACCACCGATCCCCGCTTAATTCCTAATGCTCAATTGATGACAGAAATTACCTGTGATGAGATGTTAGAACTTGCCAGTTTGGGGGCAAAAGTTTTGCATCCTCGCGCCGTAGAAATAGCCCGAAATTATGGGGTTTCTTTAGTAGTTCGTTCCAGTTGGACAGATGACCCAGGAACAAAAGTTATTCCTCCAAAATCCCAGCCTCGACCCCTAGAAGGATTAGAATTAGCTCGTCCGGTAGATGGAGTCGAATTTGATACGGATCAGGCATCGGTTTCTTTATTAAGAATACCCGATCGCCCCGGAATTGCGGCTAAATTATTCGGCGGAATTGCCTTACAGAATTTAGATGTTGATCTGATTATTCAATCAATTCACGAAGGCAATATTAATGATATTACCTTTACTGTAGAACGGAAATATTTTACTAAAGCGATCGCCGTTGCTGATGCCTTATTACCCGCTTTAGGAAAACCCAATAGTTCCGATATTGGTAATGCAGAAGTCACGGTCGATGATAGTCCCATTGCTAAGGTTAGTATTGTGGGGGCGGGAATGATTGGTCGCCCGAAAGTTGCCTCTCAAATGTTTAATACCCTCGCCGAAGCCGGAATTAATATTCAGATGATTTCGACTTCCGAAGTTAAAGTTAGTTGCGTCATTGCCGCCCAAGATTGTCAACGGGCTGTGGCGGCTTTATGTCAATCCTGTGAGGTGAATATTTCCGAAAAAAAATCCGGTAATTCTACATTAGAAAAAACCCAACTTGATCAATCTTTACCCCCCGTGCGTGGGGTG includes:
- the lysC gene encoding aspartate kinase; amino-acid sequence: MLIIQKYGGSSVGSVERIQSVAQRVLKTAQDHQVVVVLSAMGKTTDQLVSLAQQISPIPNRREMDMLLSTGEQVSIALFSMALQELGQPAISLTGAQVGIVTEAEHTRARILNIETERIERHLNQGQVVVVAGFQGVSSQDDLEITTLGRGGSDTSAVALAAALKADLCEIYTDVPGILTTDPRLIPNAQLMTEITCDEMLELASLGAKVLHPRAVEIARNYGVSLVVRSSWTDDPGTKVIPPKSQPRPLEGLELARPVDGVEFDTDQASVSLLRIPDRPGIAAKLFGGIALQNLDVDLIIQSIHEGNINDITFTVERKYFTKAIAVADALLPALGKPNSSDIGNAEVTVDDSPIAKVSIVGAGMIGRPKVASQMFNTLAEAGINIQMISTSEVKVSCVIAAQDCQRAVAALCQSCEVNISEKKSGNSTLEKTQLDQSLPPVRGVALDVKQARLAVRYIPDRPGMAARIFSLLANHNISVDMIIQSQRCHQINGILTRDIAFTVAQGDADESQQILEQAVSELGCGEIVVNKSIAKLSVVGSGMLNHPGVAAKMFEALANKNINISMIATSEIKVSCLVDEDQGIEALKAVHEVFELSGERTFIVPERAPVA